The genomic region ATGATCCCCAGAAAGATAAAATTGAATTTTTCAAACACGGCCTCCCGCTCCTCGAGAGAAGATATGGTTTTGCCGGTATGGATGGAATAATTGCCGCTTCCAACCGTATGCTTTATGCCGGGACCGGTGAAGGAGGACTGGTTCGTATCGATCCGGACACCGCCGAGGTCAGGCTGCTCGGCGCGCCCTGTCCGCCCAAGCGTATCGCGGCATTCGCGGAAGGCAGGGACGGTTACCTTTACGGCATCGGCGGAAGATTCGGCAATGCTTCGCTTTTCCGGCTGGATCTCTCTACCGACAAGTACGAGTACCTGGGACGTCTCTACGATCCTGAGTTGAATGTTTCGGCCTGGCAGATTCACGATATGAGCATCGCTCCGGACGGCGCCATTTTCGCCGGAGAGAACGATACCATGACCCGTTCCGGCTATCTTTGGGAGATAAAACTGTAACTGGTATGAATATCGACGGTTATGTAACCCTCGGCGACGAGCGCGATACTGTTTACCGCGCCGAAGACCTCGTTCACGATATGGACCGCGCCGGTGTGGATATGGCGGTTGCCGCTCCGCAGGACAGCGCCCTGGCAGTATTCAACAGCCGTGGCAATGATTTCATCCGGGCTGAGGCGGGCAGATTCCCCGACCGTATCATTCCCGCCTGTACGGTGAACCCCTGGTATGGGGAAGCTGCGGTACAGGAAGTTAGCCGCGCTGTTTGCAACGGCGCCAGGATGCTGGTGCTTCACCCGACGCTCCAGGGATTCCTCATCAACGATGACCTGGCCGACCCTGTTATCGAAAAGGCAGGCGAGCTTGGACTTCCCGTGTATGTACATACCGGACCACATCTTTACGGCGCTCCCTGGCAGCTCGCTGACTGCGCCCTGCGCTTTCCCGGAGTGACCTTTATCATGGGTCATGCAGGAGCTACAGATTTCTGGAACGATGTGCCATCCGCAGTAAGGTTCGCTCCGAACGTCTTTATCGAGGGGTCGTACGCTCGTCCGTTTATTTTCATGTCCCATCTCATGTCGGCGGGGATCGATAAAGGAATCATGGGATCGGCCGCCCCGAGGAACAGCCTTGTGTTTGAATGGACGCAGTACCGGGAATATTTGCCGGCCGATACCTATGGCGCTGTTTTCGGAGACAACCTGGCGCGGATTCTCAACATAGTCGGAAGCAAGCCATGATTATCGATGCCCACACCCACTGGGGAATTGTATGGGAAGACCGCTATGGGAACGACCCGTCGGAATGGCTCAAGGTGTGCGACCGTCACGAAGTCGACCGGGCGGTTCTCATGGGACACCGCGGGCTTGGTATGAACTCAGATATGAGGCTTTGCAATGATGTGATAAGGGAAACGGCTGACAGATCGGGGGGAAGGCTCATCCCCATTGCCACTGTCCATCCCGATTTCGGCGAAAAAAGCATCCGCGAGCTGGAACGCTGCCTGAAAGACCTCGGCATGAGGGGCCTGAAATTGCATCCCTGGCTGCAGGGCTTTTCAGTTTCCGTTCCCCTCATGGATGAACTGGCGATGATGTGCGGCCGTTACGATGTCCCGGTGATTTTCCACGACGGTACACCCTGTTACTCCATGCCTTCGCAGGTCGGGGGGCTGGCTCTGAGGTTTCCGGGAACGAAGTTTGTACTCGGCCACGCCGGGCTGCTCGATCTGTGGAGGGATGCGCTCAGTTTCGGGAAGCGGTGTCCCAATCTCTACCTTACCCTCTGCGGCCCGCATCAGGCGGGTCTGAAGGCCATTGTGGATGGAATGGATGAAAACCGCGTCCTGTGGGGCACCGATTTCGGTTTCGGGTGGTCGGACCCCTACGGTTACCGCAAAGGAATCGTGGATGATATTGCCATGCCGGAAGCGAAACGCGATAAGATCATGGGATTGAACGCGGTGAAGCTTTTTTAAATGTAATTAAAGAGTTGAGGGTCGCTGAAAGGAGTGATAAAATGATAAAATCTCTACATGCCAGGAATTTTAAATCCTGGAAAGATACCGGATTACTCCAGTTTGCCCCTTTGACAGGGTTATTTGGCTCAAATAGCTCAGGAAAAACGAGCATTATGCAAATACTCCTTATGCTTAAGCAAACTGTCGAATCAACCGACCGAGCCAGAGTTCTCTATACCGGTGATGAACATTCGTATGTCGATCTGGGTACATTCTTTGATTTGATACATGGACATGATCGAGATGCAATCCTTTCCATTCAACTTTCATGGAATCCGGGAAAACAAATAATAATTTATAACCCTGAATACAAAAACAAAAAATTATTTGAAACAGATAATTTGACATTTCGTGTGGAAGTCAAGGAAGTATCTGAAAGACCAATTGTCCAAAGTTTTGATTATTCTTTTAATAATAAAGTTTTCGGAATGAAACAGAAAGAAAGAATAAGGGACGATGATAAATACCAATTGATTTCCGACAATTTTGAAGCAAAAAGATACCAGGGACGTGTGTGGCCATTGCCTTCTCCTGTCAAATGCTATGGTTTCCCCGATGAAGTGACCGGTTATTATCGGAATGTTGGTTTTTTATCCGAGTTTGTTAGGTCCTTTCATGACCTCTTCTCACCTAATATGGCCTATTTAGGTCCCCTGCGAGAATATCCAAAAAGAAGTTATGTCTGGGATGGTGCAAGCCCATTAGATGTTGGAAGGGTGGGGGAACGCACTGTTTCCGCTCTTTTATCCTCAAGAAATAAAGGGAAAATAATTTCTCCTGGAAAAGGAAAACACAGGATGACGGTTGAGGAAAGAATTGGTTATTGGTTACGAGAAATGGGTTTGGTAGATTCTTATACACTTAAACCAATAGCAGAAAACCGAAAAGATTATGAATTGCGGGTTAAAACAACAAAAGATTCTCCAGAAGTGCTCATCACCGATGTTGGTTTCGGCGTCTCTCAAATCCTTCCCGTCTTGGTTCTCTGTTATTACATGCCTGAAGGTTCGATAATTATTCTCGAACAACCTGAAATACATCTTCATCCTTCAGTCCAAGCCTGGCTCGCGGATGTATTCATAGAAGTAGTGACGTCGAGGAATATCCAGATCATTGTGGAGAGCCACAGCGAGCATTTACTTACACGTTTACAGAGAAGAATAGCTGAGAAAAAAATTGATTCTGATAAGACCGCTCTCTATTTCTGTCAAATGAAAGGTTCTTCGTCGGATATAGAAAGACTTGATGTTGATCTGTTGGGTAGTATCCGCAATTGGCCTGATGATTTCTTTGGTGATAAGTTTAGCGATCTCGCCGCCATGACTTTGGCTGGATTGGACCAAGAGGGGAAGTAATAATAATGATAGTTGTTATTGACACCAATGTTCCAATTGTTGCAAATGGGAAATCAGAGCAGGCTTCGCCAGGTTGTGTGAAATTATGTGTGATTAGTTTGAGAGAACTTATGGAAAAGGGGAAACTGGTTTTGGACAACCAATGGCATATTATCAAAGAATATCGGAACAAACTCCATTCTTCAGGCCAGCCGGGAGTAGGTGATGCTTTCCTTGAATGGGTGTTAAGAAACAGATGCAATCCTAAACGATGCGAGCTAGTTGACATAACTCTTGATGATTCTGATACGACTAATTTTAAAGAATTTCCATCAGATAAACGAATGGTGGATTTTCATTACAGGGACAGGAAATTTATCGCGGTATCTCTTTCCCATCCTCGAAATCCAACTATCTGGCAGGCAGTGGATGCAAAATGGTGGAATTTTCGAAATATCCTCGCGGAAAATGGAGTAAAAGTTGAATTCCTTTGCAAAAGCGATATAAAACGAATTCTCAACAAATAATAAATCGTTGTGTTATAAGGT from Candidatus Latescibacter sp. harbors:
- a CDS encoding amidohydrolase family protein, producing MIIDAHTHWGIVWEDRYGNDPSEWLKVCDRHEVDRAVLMGHRGLGMNSDMRLCNDVIRETADRSGGRLIPIATVHPDFGEKSIRELERCLKDLGMRGLKLHPWLQGFSVSVPLMDELAMMCGRYDVPVIFHDGTPCYSMPSQVGGLALRFPGTKFVLGHAGLLDLWRDALSFGKRCPNLYLTLCGPHQAGLKAIVDGMDENRVLWGTDFGFGWSDPYGYRKGIVDDIAMPEAKRDKIMGLNAVKLF
- a CDS encoding DUF3696 domain-containing protein; amino-acid sequence: MIKSLHARNFKSWKDTGLLQFAPLTGLFGSNSSGKTSIMQILLMLKQTVESTDRARVLYTGDEHSYVDLGTFFDLIHGHDRDAILSIQLSWNPGKQIIIYNPEYKNKKLFETDNLTFRVEVKEVSERPIVQSFDYSFNNKVFGMKQKERIRDDDKYQLISDNFEAKRYQGRVWPLPSPVKCYGFPDEVTGYYRNVGFLSEFVRSFHDLFSPNMAYLGPLREYPKRSYVWDGASPLDVGRVGERTVSALLSSRNKGKIISPGKGKHRMTVEERIGYWLREMGLVDSYTLKPIAENRKDYELRVKTTKDSPEVLITDVGFGVSQILPVLVLCYYMPEGSIIILEQPEIHLHPSVQAWLADVFIEVVTSRNIQIIVESHSEHLLTRLQRRIAEKKIDSDKTALYFCQMKGSSSDIERLDVDLLGSIRNWPDDFFGDKFSDLAAMTLAGLDQEGK
- a CDS encoding amidohydrolase family protein, with product MNIDGYVTLGDERDTVYRAEDLVHDMDRAGVDMAVAAPQDSALAVFNSRGNDFIRAEAGRFPDRIIPACTVNPWYGEAAVQEVSRAVCNGARMLVLHPTLQGFLINDDLADPVIEKAGELGLPVYVHTGPHLYGAPWQLADCALRFPGVTFIMGHAGATDFWNDVPSAVRFAPNVFIEGSYARPFIFMSHLMSAGIDKGIMGSAAPRNSLVFEWTQYREYLPADTYGAVFGDNLARILNIVGSKP